Within Dysgonomonas sp. HDW5A, the genomic segment GGATGCAGATGCTGTTCTAAAAGCTACTGATGACAAAAGCAAAATTATATTTCTTTGTTCTCCGAATAACCCTTCGGGCAACTTATTGAATAAAGAAGAAGTTTTAAAAATTATTCAAGGTTTTTCAGGAATAGTAGTTTTAGATGAAGCCTATATAGACTTTGCCCCCGAAGCAAGCTGGATATCGCAATTAGATAAATACCCTAACCTTGTAATTCTACAGACATTCTCTAAAGCATGGGGAATAGCAGCAGTACGATTGGGAATGGCATTTGCTTCACCCGAAATAATCAGCTTATTTAACAAGGTGAAATATCCTTACAATATAAATATACTGACCCAAAACTTTGTACAATCCGAACTAGATAAAATACAACTGAAAGAGGAATGGGTAAAAACCCTCCTTGCTCAAAGAGTTTATCTTGTACAGGAATTATTAAAAATCTCATTTATAGAAAAGATATATCCTTCGGATGCCAACTTTATATTGGTAAAAGTTCCCGATGCCAATAATACCTATAATAAATTGGTAGATCAAGGTATTATCATACGTAATAGAAATACTGTATCTCTCTGCAATGGGTGTCTGCGAATAACCATTGGAACTAAAGAAGAAAATAACAAATTGATCAGTGCACTAAAATCAATTTAAGGTTACAATACTTTTTATTGCTTTGGAAAGTAAAGCAACTATCATTAGTTATAGCTTCAATATAGCGTTAAATATTTTACCTTACTCAATATGCCGATAGAAATAGAAGAAGATAAAAAGAAAAAGAAGGGTAATAAAAAGTGGAAGTTCTTACTTGTTTTATTCCTTATACTAGTAATAGGTGGAGTATTCAGTAAATTCTTCATGCAGATAAAACATATTCAATCCGGATATATCGGTGTACAATCGAGTATAGGAAACCCTTTGGATAACACAGTTGATTATAACTCTAAAGTAGTAAAAGGCTATGTAGTCTTTATGCCTATGTATACCGAGATAACAATATACCCTACTACCATCCAAACGGTCGCTTACGATTCTATCAGGGTAAATGCACTGGATGGTACTGAATTTATTGTGAAACCAAGAATATCCTATCAGGTAGATGAATCGAAAGTCGAACTGCTTTACAAAAGTAATAATCAATCTTTATCTGAAGTAAACAATAACTACCTCAAAGAAATAGTTGCTCACTCATATGCACAAGCGGCAGGAGTTTTCAGTTCAGATTCACTTGTCAGCAATAAAAATAGTTTTGAAACTCTGGTTGGCAATATACTATCGTCTAAAATGGGTGAAATCGGATTGATTCTGAAAAATACCAATTCGAATTTACAAATACCTCAAAAGATAAAAGATATTATCGCTCTTCGCAGTCAAGTGCTTCAAAATGCAATTTTAGCTGAGGACAAAATAAAGCAGGCAGAAGCAGAAGCTCAGATTGCACTATTGGAAGCTAGAACCAAAAGCAGAGAAGACTCATTAAAGAATTCTGCGATAACGTCTCTTGCCATTCAAAAAATGTTCATCGAAAAATGGGATGGAAAATTACCTGTATATGGAGAGACTCCTAAAATTTATAAAAATATAACTGAATAATAAGGTCTGAGACCTATTTAAAACCTTGGCAAGCATCACAACAATAGACTGTTATAAACTCGAAATAGATCATTAAATACTTTTATATACTTACTGATGAATAAAAAAGCCCTATTCATAGATCGAGACGGAACAATCGTAATAGAACCTCCTATCGATTATCAACTGGACAGCCTTGAGAAACTGGAATTTTATCCGAAAGTTATTCGGAATCTGTTTTTCATACAAAAAAATCTGGATTTTGAATTTGTAATGGTCACCAATCAAGATGGATTAGGTACTTCTTCATTTCCTGAAAATACATTTTGGCCGGCTCATAATAAAATGTTAAAGACGCTGGAAGGTGAAAGTATCACTTTTAGTGATATTCTAATCGACAGAAGCTTTCCCGAAGACAATGCCCCAACTCGTAAACCACGCACAGGTATGCTTACTAAATATCTTTCGGGGGAATATGACTTACAAAATTCTTTTGTTATCGGAGATCGACTCACTGATATTAAATTAGCAAAAAATCTAGGATGTAAAGGTATCTTTCTTAAAAAAGATACTGCGCTTCCTACGGAACTAAAAGAATATTGTGCATTGCAAACCGAAGATTGGGATACTATAAGTGAATTCCTTTTCGCCGGCGAACGTAAAGCGGAGATAAAGCGTACAACAAAAGAGACAGATATATACGTATCTTTAAATTTAGATGGCAAAGGCACGTGCGATATCCATACAGGATTATCTTTCTTTGATCATATGCTTGAGCAGATTGGCAAGCATTCGAATACAGACCTTACGATAAAAGTCAATGGCGATTTGAATGTGGATGAACATCACACCATAGAAGATACAGCCATCGCTTTAGGTGAAGCTATTGCTAAGGCTTTGGGAGACAAAAGAGGTATAGAACGCTATGGTTATTGCCTTCCGATGGATGACTGCTTATGTACCGTAGCTATTGACTTCGGAGGAAGGCCTTGGCTAGTATGGGATGCTGAATTTAAACGTGAAAAAGTAGGTGATATGCCAACTGAAATGTTTTTACACTTTTTCAAGTCTTTAAGTGATGCTGCAAAAATGAATCTGAATATAAAAGCAGAGGGTACAAATGAACATCATAAGATAGAAGGTATCTTCAAAGCACTTGCCAGATCTATAAAAATGGCCAAGCAACGAGATATATTCAATTACGAACTCCCTAGCACAAAGGGTGTTATTTAACACTGTGAAAACTTTGGGCTGAAATAGGTAAATTGTTTTGGTTAAATCAAGATATTGACTTATATTTGCACTCGCTAAGCCCAAAATTGGTTCCTTGGCCGAGTGGCTAGGCACCGGTCTGCAAAACCGTCTACGGCGGTTCGAATCCGCCAGGAACCTCCAAGTACGTTGAAAGATTAGAAATTACATTTCTAATCTTTCTCTTTTTAAGGAGTTACATCTTTTGAAAAAAGAGAATAGAAAGAAAAATTATAGAAATTACACAATCTGTTGGTCGAAAATTGGTCGAACTTTTTAAACAATTTAGACATGAGAGCAACAGTAAAATTAGTACTTCGGAACGATTATGTTCGAAAATGGATATCCTAACCTTTATTGTCAACCTATTTTAGGACAAGACATAATCAGAAAGAATTTTCGGAAGTTGTCAATCTATCGGGTGGTTATAAAACATATTCTACAGCAACAGCAAAATATTCAAAATAATATGTAACCCATTATCTATTTAAGGTTATTTAAGCAAAGATAATATAAGTTCCTGTAGAATTATTTTCTATTGGAAATAAATCGTTATCTTTGTTGTATAAATAATAAACAAATTATATAAATGCAAATCATAAAAAACTATTGGACTTATATACTAGGAGCATTAATCGGAGCAATAGCAGGCTACCTGTATTGGTTTTATATTGGATGTAGCTCCGGAACTTGTCCCATAACCTCCTCTCCTATAATAAGCACTCTTTACGGTGTTCTAATGGGAGCATTGCTGGGAAGTTTTTTTAAAAAGATAATAAATAAATAAATAACATGGCAGGATTTCTTAGCAAATTATTCGGATTGGAAGATAAGGCAGATTTTAAAACCCTTTTGGAAAATGGAGCTATACTTTTAGATGTCCGCACAAAAGAGGAGTATAAGCAAGGGCATATCAATAACTCTATAAATATTCCTTTGGATAGTTTGAATAGTAATTTATCAAAATTGGACAAGGATACGGTTATCATTGCTGTATGTCGAAGTGGCATACGTAGCAGCAGTGCTGTAAGTTTGTTGAAAAAGAGTGGTTTCGGCGAAGTATATAATGGCGGAAGCTGGTTCAACTTCAAATAATGGATAAGATGGACAGATTATTGAAAAATTGGTATTTGATGCGGATAGTTCGCCTGCTTGCAGGGGTAGGTATAGCAGTCTACGCTATCTCATCCAAAGATTATACCTTTCTTTTACTTGCCGGACTCTTTCTCTTTCAAGCTATAATGAATATATCTTGCTGTGGTTCGAAAGGATGCTATACCAATAAAGAGAAACCGAAGGAGAATATTTATAGAGATCAAATCAAAAAATACAAACCCAATTAAATTTATGAAGCGGATAACATTATTAATTATACTGGCAGGAACATTAATTTCCTCCTGCAATGGTAAAGAAGAAAATAAGGAACAAAAAGTAGAAACAGTTAAAACAGAAAATAAGATGAAAACGATACATTTGACAAAAGCAGAATTTTTGGCAAAAGTTGCAAATTATAAGACAAACCCCGCAGAATGGAAATATTTGGGAGACAAACCTGCATTAATCGATTTTTATGCAGATTGGTGTGGACCTTGCAAAGCTATTGCTCCTACTTTGGAAGAACTGGCTGCGGAATATGACGAACAGATATATATTTACAAAATAAATACCGAACAGGAGCAGGAATTAGCAGCGGCATTCGGTATCAGAAGTATACCTTCGTTGCTTTTTGTTCCGATGGACGGACAGCCTCAAATGTCGGCAGGTGCTATGTCTAAGCCTCAGTTAAAGGAGGCAATCGATAAAGTTTTATTAAAAAAATAAGTGTATTATTGTACCCTAATATTTAAAGTGGTTAGCAAGATGGAAAATATTCAGGTAAAGACCTTATGTCAGATTAGGGATGTGTATCGGTCTATCGCTGAATTCGAGATCGGTTTTCAACAGACTTTCGATATGAGCCTCAATGAAGGCATGTTACTATGTTCGTTAAATAAGAACAGGTATTCTTCCAGTGAGATTGCCGAAGTCTTAGGCCTTAGTAATTCGAATACATCGAAGGTTATCAAATCTGTAGAAAATAAAGGCATGATAAAACGTATTGTCGGCAAAGATGACAAACGCCAGATGTATTTTATTTTGACTGAGTATGGACGCAAAAAACTTGATGCTGTAAAGTGTGGAGAATTTGAGATACCCGAGTTGTTAAAGTCCTTTATTCTAAGATAATAATAAAACGTTTTTAGAAATATAGAAGATTGGTCGGAATTTCTTCCGACCAATCTTTTACACTTTTATTCTTTATTTTATGGAGTCCCAAGTTTGATCCTCGACACACTCTATATCTGCCGTTTTTCCTCCTACCTGAACTCTAAATACGCCTTTTTCAAGATGCCATTTATTGTCGGTATGCATAAATGCAAGTTCTTTTGCATCGATAGTAAAAGTTACAGTTTTAGTTTCTCCCGATTTGATTTCCAATTTATCGAATCCTCTTAAACGAGAATTATCGGGAGTAATTGAAGCTACCAAATCAGAAATAAATAATAGAACCGATTCTTTTCCATCTACTTTTCCTGTATTGGTTATATCCACAGAAATTGTTAACTTATCCGAAGGGGCGAAAGACGTTTTATTAACTTTCAGCTTATCGTACTTATAAGAAGTATAGCTCAATCCATAACCAAAAGGATATTGTACCGATTGAATTGATTCATAATCATACACACCTACCATTCGTTCTTGGTTCTGGCTGGGCTTGTAGTCATAGTTCAATAGCGAATTAGGGAATTTAGGATAAGTATAGGGCAGCTTCCCGGATGGATTCATATCACCAAATAAGATACCGGCTAAAGCCTCTCCGCCAAAACTTCCCGGTAAGTAAGTTTGTAATACGCCTTTAACCAAAGGTTCTATTTTAGATATAATTCGTGGGCGACCTTCGTTCAGTACCAATACAATAGGTTTTCCGGTTTTTGCCAATGCTTTCACTAAATCCTGTTGATTATCCGATAAGTACAAATCGTCCAAATCTCCCGGTTTTTCGGTGTAAGTATTTTCGCCAACGCACACTACAATTACATCGACCTGAGATGCTGCTTTAACAGCGTCCTCTATATTGGGGTCGTTCTCTTCGTAATATTTGCCCGACATTTTATA encodes:
- a CDS encoding winged helix DNA-binding protein, with amino-acid sequence MENIQVKTLCQIRDVYRSIAEFEIGFQQTFDMSLNEGMLLCSLNKNRYSSSEIAEVLGLSNSNTSKVIKSVENKGMIKRIVGKDDKRQMYFILTEYGRKKLDAVKCGEFEIPELLKSFILR
- a CDS encoding SPFH domain-containing protein; the protein is MPIEIEEDKKKKKGNKKWKFLLVLFLILVIGGVFSKFFMQIKHIQSGYIGVQSSIGNPLDNTVDYNSKVVKGYVVFMPMYTEITIYPTTIQTVAYDSIRVNALDGTEFIVKPRISYQVDESKVELLYKSNNQSLSEVNNNYLKEIVAHSYAQAAGVFSSDSLVSNKNSFETLVGNILSSKMGEIGLILKNTNSNLQIPQKIKDIIALRSQVLQNAILAEDKIKQAEAEAQIALLEARTKSREDSLKNSAITSLAIQKMFIEKWDGKLPVYGETPKIYKNITE
- a CDS encoding DUF6132 family protein; translated protein: MQIIKNYWTYILGALIGAIAGYLYWFYIGCSSGTCPITSSPIISTLYGVLMGALLGSFFKKIINK
- the hisC gene encoding histidinol-phosphate transaminase, whose translation is MMNLQQLVRKNIWNLKAYSSARDEFKGEASVYLDANENPLNGPYNRYPDPLQWKLKEKVSEIKQVDIQKIFFGNGSDEPIDIVIRIFCEPTVDNIVAIDPTYGMYKVCADINNVEYRSVLLKDNFILDADAVLKATDDKSKIIFLCSPNNPSGNLLNKEEVLKIIQGFSGIVVLDEAYIDFAPEASWISQLDKYPNLVILQTFSKAWGIAAVRLGMAFASPEIISLFNKVKYPYNINILTQNFVQSELDKIQLKEEWVKTLLAQRVYLVQELLKISFIEKIYPSDANFILVKVPDANNTYNKLVDQGIIIRNRNTVSLCNGCLRITIGTKEENNKLISALKSI
- a CDS encoding rhodanese-like domain-containing protein, whose translation is MAGFLSKLFGLEDKADFKTLLENGAILLDVRTKEEYKQGHINNSINIPLDSLNSNLSKLDKDTVIIAVCRSGIRSSSAVSLLKKSGFGEVYNGGSWFNFK
- the trxA gene encoding thioredoxin: MKRITLLIILAGTLISSCNGKEENKEQKVETVKTENKMKTIHLTKAEFLAKVANYKTNPAEWKYLGDKPALIDFYADWCGPCKAIAPTLEELAAEYDEQIYIYKINTEQEQELAAAFGIRSIPSLLFVPMDGQPQMSAGAMSKPQLKEAIDKVLLKK
- the hisB gene encoding bifunctional histidinol-phosphatase/imidazoleglycerol-phosphate dehydratase HisB, which gives rise to MNKKALFIDRDGTIVIEPPIDYQLDSLEKLEFYPKVIRNLFFIQKNLDFEFVMVTNQDGLGTSSFPENTFWPAHNKMLKTLEGESITFSDILIDRSFPEDNAPTRKPRTGMLTKYLSGEYDLQNSFVIGDRLTDIKLAKNLGCKGIFLKKDTALPTELKEYCALQTEDWDTISEFLFAGERKAEIKRTTKETDIYVSLNLDGKGTCDIHTGLSFFDHMLEQIGKHSNTDLTIKVNGDLNVDEHHTIEDTAIALGEAIAKALGDKRGIERYGYCLPMDDCLCTVAIDFGGRPWLVWDAEFKREKVGDMPTEMFLHFFKSLSDAAKMNLNIKAEGTNEHHKIEGIFKALARSIKMAKQRDIFNYELPSTKGVI